The following coding sequences lie in one Enterococcus sp. 9E7_DIV0242 genomic window:
- a CDS encoding MerR family transcriptional regulator has product MVTIKQIAEQFGVTAHTIRFYEKEKLIAIPRNERGIRDFDEQAVNRMKTILHYRNVGMSLEDIRQVLAHSNDHNFSLNVLARTKDELDRKIEELEETRSYLYRKIAIHKELAEKENLEKLDNEEHAPIHKAE; this is encoded by the coding sequence ATGGTTACAATCAAGCAAATTGCTGAACAGTTTGGTGTGACTGCCCACACAATACGTTTCTATGAAAAGGAAAAATTAATTGCTATTCCAAGAAATGAGCGTGGGATTCGAGATTTTGACGAGCAAGCAGTTAACCGGATGAAAACAATCCTCCATTATCGAAATGTAGGTATGTCGTTAGAAGATATCCGACAGGTCTTAGCGCATAGTAATGACCATAATTTTTCTTTAAATGTGTTAGCCCGAACGAAGGATGAGCTGGATCGGAAAATCGAGGAGCTGGAAGAAACACGCAGTTATTTGTACCGAAAAATAGCTATTCATAAAGAGTTGGCAGAAAAAGAAAACCTGGAAAAGCTAGACAATGAGGAGCATGCACCTATTCATAAAGCTGAGTAA